A stretch of the Gracilinanus agilis isolate LMUSP501 chromosome 4, AgileGrace, whole genome shotgun sequence genome encodes the following:
- the TMEM248 gene encoding transmembrane protein 248 → MRIMFTINPLENLKAHISSRPPLVVFMVSVSAMAIAFLTLGYFFKIKEIKSPEMAEDWNTFLLRYNDLDLCVSENETLKHLLNDTATSETAVTSGQARSATQAPQAVEDSGPTNISVAITLTLDPLKPFGGYSRNVTHLYSTILGHQIGLSGREAHEEINITFTLPAAWNSDDCVLHGHCEQVVFTACMTLTAATTVFPVTIQPPHCIPETYSNATLWYKVFTTARDPNTKYAQDYNPLWCYKGAIGKVYHTLNPKLTVIVPDDDRSLINLHLMHTSYFLFVMVITMFCYAVIKGRPSKLRQNNAEFCPEKVALAEA, encoded by the exons ATGAGAATAATGTTTACCATCAACCCTTTGGAGAACCTGAAGGCCCACATCAGCAGTCGCCCTCCACTGGTCGTCTTTATGGTCAGCGTGAGTGCCATGGCCATTGCTTTCTTGACCCTCggctatttctttaaaataaaggagatCAAGTCACCAGAAATGGCAGAG GATTGGAACACTTTTCTTCTGAGGTATAATGACTTGGACTTGTGTGTTTCGGAGAATGAAACTTTAAAGCATCTCCTGAATGACACTGCCACCTCAGAGACTGCAGTGACCAGTGGGCAGGCTCGGTCAGCCACCCAGGCACCTCAGGCCGTCGAAGACTCCGGTCCAACCAACATTTCTGTTGCTATCACTCTGACCTTGGATCCGTTAAAGCCCTTTGGAGGGTATTCCCGAAATGTCACACACCTGTATTCCACCATTTTGGGCCATCAGATTGGGCTTTCAG GTAGAGAAGCCCATGAGGAGATCAATATTACGTTTACTCTGCCTGCAGCTTGGAACTCTGATGACTGTGTGCTCCATGGTCACTGCGAGCAGGTGGTCTTCACTGCCTGTATGACTCTCACAGCTGCTACCACTGTGTTTCCTGTCACCAT acAACCACCACATTGCATTCCGGAAACCTACAGCAACGCCACACTTTGGTATAAAGTCTTCACCACCGCCAGAGACCCAAATACAAAATATGCCCAGGATTACAATCCTCTCTGGTGTTACAAAGGGGCCATCGGGAAGGTCTACCATACTCTAAATCCCAAACTCACTGTCATTGTACCAGAC GATGATCGGTCCCTGATAAACCTGCATCTCATGCATACCAGTTATTTCCTCTTTGTGATGGTGATTACCATGTTCTGCTATGCTGTCATCAAGGGCAGGCCAAGCAAACTTCGACAAAACAATGCGGAATTCTGCCCAGAAAAG GTGGCTTTGGCTGAAGCCTAG